TAAGGTGCTCGGCTATCCTGGATTATGGCTACAGCTTCTCACAACAAAGGAACCAAAGGATGATCAAGTGGATGTAGCGATTCATTCTTTCAAAAAAGTGCTTGAAAATGATAAGAATGCATCTAAAAGTGGTATACATGGTAGTAAGGTCATCTCATAATTAGGGATTGAATGCTGAAGGGAGGAAAACCAGTTGGCTCATAAAATTATTAAACCTCTTACTTATTTTATTATGGCGTTAGCTTTAATTGGCATAGGTGTTCGATTATTTACGGATACAACTAGCTTTTTAATGGATATTCTCGTCACAGTCTTATTTGCAGCAGTCATCATTGGAATTGTCTACTTCATTTTCTCAAGACGGAACGGTGGGACCTCGAATGAAATGAAACAATACCGAAAGGCAGCCCGCCAATCGAAACGAAAATACAAACAACCGACGACCTCTTCTAGCATCGCGA
The nucleotide sequence above comes from Pontibacillus chungwhensis. Encoded proteins:
- a CDS encoding SA1362 family protein, with amino-acid sequence MAHKIIKPLTYFIMALALIGIGVRLFTDTTSFLMDILVTVLFAAVIIGIVYFIFSRRNGGTSNEMKQYRKAARQSKRKYKQPTTSSSIAKKMKPSTIKSKMASKNPKPRKEIPHLRVIEGNKSKKKNRASF